In Anaerohalosphaeraceae bacterium, the genomic window CGTCAGGTGGCGAAAATCTGCGAAAATCGGGGGCAGCGGGTTCAGAATTCCGTGTTTGAATGCTTGGTTGAACCAGCTCAATGGGTAGAACTCAGGCAGAAGCTGATTGACTCGATCGACCCGGCTAAAGACAGCCTGCGATTTTATTTTCTTGGG contains:
- the cas2 gene encoding CRISPR-associated endonuclease Cas2 yields the protein MMVLVTYDVNTETPAAQKRLRQVAKICENRGQRVQNSVFECLVEPAQWVELRQKLIDSIDPAKDSLRFYFLGSNWKRRVEHVGAKPGYDPQGPLIV